Genomic segment of Aliiroseovarius sp. M344:
TTTCGGCAGACTTCACCTTGGCGAGCGTGAACGCGCCCAGACGGTCCAAGGGGTTGATGATCTCTTCAACCTCTAACCCCAGATCGGTCAGAGCCTCGGCGATTTCGTCCACGGACGCCGTGGTGTCGAGGTGGTCTTTCAGCCAGGAGAGTGTGAATTTCATGTCTTGTCCTCTGTCTGCATCGCCGGTCGGCTTGCCAAATCTTCAACCACTTCGAATTTTTCGAACAGCAACATCATCTCGGGATCGAACCCGCCGTTGCGCTCAAAATAGGCCTTATGGCCCCGCTGCCAGCCTTCCAGCGTTTCGCCCTCGGCGTGGGCCAATTCCTCGGTGACATCGCAAAACCGGACCTGTTCGACCGACTTGGTGCGGATCACCAGCGCTGGCGTGCCGTCCCAGTTGGCGGCGATATCGCAGCGCCCGACCTGAGGCATCGAGTCCGGGTCGTCCGCGAAGTCACGCAGCGCACCAGAGGTCGCATGCTTTTGCCCCGCCCGCACCCGCTTGATCAGCTTGGCCGACAGCTTG
This window contains:
- a CDS encoding ASCH domain-containing protein, with the protein product MSDDDIEDLQVTYPGAGTFKFGDSAKLSAKLIKRVRAGQKHATSGALRDFADDPDSMPQVGRCDIAANWDGTPALVIRTKSVEQVRFCDVTEELAHAEGETLEGWQRGHKAYFERNGGFDPEMMLLFEKFEVVEDLASRPAMQTEDKT